The following coding sequences lie in one Arabidopsis thaliana chromosome 3, partial sequence genomic window:
- the SDR4 gene encoding NAD(P)-binding Rossmann-fold superfamily protein (NAD(P)-binding Rossmann-fold superfamily protein; FUNCTIONS IN: oxidoreductase activity; INVOLVED IN: oxidation reduction, metabolic process; LOCATED IN: cellular_component unknown; EXPRESSED IN: 6 plant structures; EXPRESSED DURING: 4 anthesis; CONTAINS InterPro DOMAIN/s: NAD(P)-binding domain (InterPro:IPR016040), Glucose/ribitol dehydrogenase (InterPro:IPR002347), Short-chain dehydrogenase/reductase SDR (InterPro:IPR002198); BEST Arabidopsis thaliana protein match is: NAD(P)-binding Rossmann-fold superfamily protein (TAIR:AT3G29260.1); Has 30201 Blast hits to 17322 proteins in 780 species: Archae - 12; Bacteria - 1396; Metazoa - 17338; Fungi - 3422; Plants - 5037; Viruses - 0; Other Eukaryotes - 2996 (source: NCBI BLink).), with protein sequence MSGLRLDGKIAIITGGASGIGAEAVRLFTDHGAKVVIVDIQEELGQNLAVSIGLDKASFYRCNVTDETDVENAVKFTVEKHGKLDVLFSNAGVLEAFGSVLDLDLEAFDRTMAVNVRGAAAFIKHAARSMVASGTRGSIVCTTSIAAEIGGPGPHSYTASKHALLGLIRSACAGLGQYGIRVNGVAPYGVATGMTSAYNEEAVKMLEEYGEALGNLKGVVLKARHIAEAALFLASDDSVYISGQNLVVDGGFSVVKLMTT encoded by the coding sequence ATTGGATGGCAAGATCGCAATTATAACAGGCGGAGCTAGTGGGATTGGAGCTGAAGCGGTTAGGTTGTTCACGGACCATGGAGCTAAAGTGGTCATCGTGGACATACAAGAAGAGCTTGGCCAAAACCTCGCCGTTTCGATAGGGCTAGACAAAGCAAGTTTTTACCGTTGTAATGTAACCGACGAGACGGATGTCGAGAACGCCGTTAAGTTCACCGTTGAAAAACACGGAAAGCTTGACGTTCTGTTTAGTAACGCCGGGGTCTTGGAAGCGTTTGGAAGCGTTCTTGATTTGGATCTTGAGGCGTTTGATCGAACGATGGCGGTTAACGTTCGCGGTGCGGCTGCGTTTATCAAACACGCGGCACGTTCGATGGTGGCTAGTGGTACTCGTGGCTCCATTGTATGTACGACGAGTATTGCGGCAGAGATAGGTGGTCCGGGACCTCATAGTTACACGGCTTCTAAGCACGCGCTTCTCGGGCTGATCCGATCAGCGTGTGCTGGACTGGGGCAGTACGGTATTAGAGTCAACGGTGTTGCACCGTATGGGGTTGCCACGGGGATGACTAGCGCCTACAATGAGGAAGCGGTGAAGATGCTTGAAGAATATGGTGAAGCCCTAGGGAATCTCAAAGGTGTGGTGCTTAAAGCTCGCCACATCGCAGAAGCAGCTTTGTTTTTGGCTTCTGATGATTCGGTTTATATTAGCGGTCAGAATCTGGTGGTTGATGGTGGTTTTAGCGTCGTTAAGCTCATGACCACGTGA
- the CM1 gene encoding chorismate mutase 1 (chorismate mutase 1 (CM1); CONTAINS InterPro DOMAIN/s: Chorismate mutase, type II (InterPro:IPR020822), Chorismate mutase, AroQ class, eukaryotic type (InterPro:IPR008238); BEST Arabidopsis thaliana protein match is: chorismate mutase 3 (TAIR:AT1G69370.1); Has 278 Blast hits to 278 proteins in 116 species: Archae - 0; Bacteria - 2; Metazoa - 0; Fungi - 142; Plants - 118; Viruses - 0; Other Eukaryotes - 16 (source: NCBI BLink).) has protein sequence MEASLLMRSSCCSSAIGGFFDHRRELSTSTPISTLLPLPSTKSSFSVRCSLPQPSKPRSGTSSVHAVMTLAGSLTGKKRVDESESLTLEGIRNSLIRQEDSIIFGLLERAKYCYNADTYDPTAFDMDGFNGSLVEYMVKGTEKLHAKVGRFKSPDEHPFFPDDLPEPMLPPLQYPKVLHFAADSININKKIWNMYFRDLVPRLVKKGDDGNYGSTAVCDAICLQCLSKRIHYGKFVAEAKFQASPEAYESAIKAQDKDALMDMLTFPTVEDAIKKRVEMKTRTYGQEVKVGMEEKEEEEEEGNESHVYKISPILVGDLYGDWIMPLTKEVQVEYLLRRLD, from the exons ATGGAAGCGTCATTGTTGATGAGATCGTCTTGTTGCTCCTCTGCGATTGGTGGGTTCTTCGACCATCGACGTGAATTATCAACCTCAACACCCATTTccactcttcttcctcttccatcaaccaaatcttctttctctgttcgTTGTTCTCTTCCTCAGCCATCAAAGCCACGCTCTGGAACCAGCTCTGTTCACGCCGTTATGACACTCGCTGG ATCGTTGACAGGGAAGAAACGAGTGGATGAGAGTGAGAGTTTGACTCTTGAAGGTATTAGAAACTCTTTGATCCGTCAAGAGGACAGCATTATATTTGGGCTATTGGAGAGAGCCAAGTACTGTTACAATGCTGATACTTATGATCCTACTGCTTTTGACATGGATGGTTTCAATGGTTCTTTGGTTGAGTACATGGTTAAAGGCACTGAGAAGCTTCACGCTAAG GTTGGTAGGTTTAAGAGTCCTGATGAACATCCTTTCTTCCCTGATGATCTACCAGAGCCTATGTTGCCTCCTCTTCAGTACCCAAAG GTGTTGCATTTTGCTGCTGATTCgataaacataaacaagaagaTATGGAACATGTACTTCAGAGACCTTGTTCCAAGACTTGTGAAGAAAGGCGATGATGGTAACTACGGCTCAACAGCTGTCTGTGACGCTATCTGCCTTCAg TGTCTCTCAAAGAGAATCCATTACGGTAAATTTGTTGCAGAAGCTAAATTTCAAGCCTCACCCGAAGCATACGAGTCCGCCATCAAAGCACAA GATAAGGATGCACTGATGGATATGCTGACATTCCCGACTGTGGAAGATGCGATAAAGAAGAGAGTTGAGATGAAAACCCGAACATACGGGCAAGAAGTGAAAGTTGGGatggaggagaaagaagaagaagaagaagaagggaatgAATCTCATGTTTACAAAATCAGTCCGATCTTAGTTGGTGACTTATATGGAGATTGGATCATGCCTTTAACAAAAGAGGTTCAAGTGGAGTACTTGCTCAGAAGACTGGACTGA
- a CDS encoding PPR containing protein (DUF179) (Protein of unknown function (DUF179); FUNCTIONS IN: molecular_function unknown; INVOLVED IN: biological_process unknown; LOCATED IN: chloroplast thylakoid lumen, chloroplast; EXPRESSED IN: 22 plant structures; EXPRESSED DURING: 13 growth stages; CONTAINS InterPro DOMAIN/s: Protein of unknown function DUF179 (InterPro:IPR003774); BEST Arabidopsis thaliana protein match is: Protein of unknown function (DUF179) (TAIR:AT1G33780.1); Has 1065 Blast hits to 1065 proteins in 382 species: Archae - 0; Bacteria - 730; Metazoa - 0; Fungi - 0; Plants - 124; Viruses - 0; Other Eukaryotes - 211 (source: NCBI BLink).), which yields MDACFLTSRSISGVKELVPFIKARIFTCPKRNSGQFVTRKVASPISVNCSLSDSWKPLEDDADLFKDCVNNSTSDADWREFRARLVAGEQAATSEKDQPSWSNPDMVVDYQPSSSSLITIGSKWAHKIHEPETGCLLIATEKLDGVHIFEKTVILLLSVGPSGPIGVILNRPSLMSIKETKSTILDMAGTFSDKRLFFGGPLEEGLFLVSPRSGGDNEVGKSGVFRQVMKGLYYGTRESVGLAAEMVKRNLVGRSELRFFDGYCGWEKEQLKAEILGGYWTVAACSSTVVELGSAVQSHGLWDEVLGLIGPQTGSVI from the exons ATGGATGCTTGTTTTCTTACCTCAAGATCAATCTCTGGTGTTAAAGAGCTTGTCCCGTTCATCAAAGCGAGAATCTTTACTTGCCCCAAGAGAAATTCTGGCCAATTTGTTACCAGGAAGGTTGCTTCTCCGATCTCTGTAAATT GTTCTCTTTCGGATTCATGGAAGCCACTGGAAGATGATGCTGATCTCTTCAAGGATTGTGTCAACAATTCTACATCAGATGCTGATTGGAGGGAGTTCAGGGCAAGGCTTGTTGCAGGGGAACAAGCTGCAACGTCCGAGAAGGATCAGCCCTCGTGGTCTAACCCGGACATGGTGGTGGACTATCAGCCATCATCGTCCTCACTGATCACAATTGGAAGCAAATGGGCACACAAGATCCATGAGCCAGAGACAGGCTGCCTCCTAATCGCCACAGAGAAGCTAGACGGTGTCCACATCTTCGAAAAGACGGTGATCCTCCTCCTCTCTGTTGGACCCTCAGGTCCTATAGGAGTCATCCTAAACCGTCCATCTCTGATGTCTATTAAGGAGACCAAGTCAACGATATTAGACATGGCAGGAACGTTTTCAGACAAAAGACTCTTCTTTGGTGGACCTTTGGAAGAAGGGTTGTTCTTGGTGAGTCCAAGGAGTGGTGGAGACAACGAGGTTGGTAAGAGCGGAGTATTCAGACAAGTGATGAAAGGATTGTACTATGGAACGAGAGAGAGTGTAGGATTGGCTGCAGAGATGGTGAAGAGGAATTTGGTTGGAAGAAGTGAGCTTAGATTCTTTGATGGGTATTGTGGTTGGGAAAAAGAGCAGTTAAAAGCAGAGATCTTGGGAGGGTATTGGACTGTTGCTGCTTGTAGCTCCACTGTTGTTGAGCTTGGTTCAGCTGTCCAAAGTCATGGTCTTTGGGATGAGGTTCTTGGGCTTATTGGGCCTCAAACGGGCTCTGTTATCTAA
- a CDS encoding Terpenoid cyclases/Protein prenyltransferases superfamily protein (Terpenoid cyclases/Protein prenyltransferases superfamily protein; FUNCTIONS IN: lyase activity, magnesium ion binding; INVOLVED IN: metabolic process; CONTAINS InterPro DOMAIN/s: Terpene synthase, metal-binding domain (InterPro:IPR005630), Terpenoid synthase (InterPro:IPR008949), Terpenoid cylases/protein prenyltransferase alpha-alpha toroid (InterPro:IPR008930), Terpene synthase-like (InterPro:IPR001906); BEST Arabidopsis thaliana protein match is: Terpenoid cyclases/Protein prenyltransferases superfamily protein (TAIR:AT4G20200.1); Has 30201 Blast hits to 17322 proteins in 780 species: Archae - 12; Bacteria - 1396; Metazoa - 17338; Fungi - 3422; Plants - 5037; Viruses - 0; Other Eukaryotes - 2996 (source: NCBI BLink).), whose protein sequence is MEVISIFGPKHGSLISLHSSYNLFKVSKVTRFRRTLFPSNHAKVFRFKALTCDNQESNNMFKELPTSEWTHHFHSIQVDVSEMDAIRIEIDALKPKVKNILMSFQGIDSTKKRILMIYMLISLGLACQFEEEIYETLKEGFGKIEEMMANEEDLYTVSIIFWVFRRYGHYISSDFFRRFKGNDGNFKKSLIGDAKGMLSFYEAANMATTKDYILDEALSFTSSHLESLAANGACPPHMSRRIRNALNASQHWNMEMLVAVEYISFYEKEKDHNEMLLKFSKLNFKFLQLQYLQELKVLTKWYKEVDFVSKLPPYFRDRIVENHFFIQTLFVESQHSRARIMMAKYFILLVIQDDTLDRYASLPEAESLVNSLNRWAPDHAMDKQPDYLKFVFKFILDTFEEFEKELRPEGGSFGVCATIEEFKSLVKANLEAEKWALADNMPSFEEYIEVTGVGITAMTTLMGAMMCMGKIVPKEDYKWLKSRPKIIQALAIKGRLMNDMKGYKEDMSRGYAANAVTCYMKQYRVTEQEALKEFEKMVAVANKTVNEEFLTTMGVSRLVLKLAMGVGLMISITYSEDEGYTHPEGKIKEKMTTLFVDQIPL, encoded by the exons ATGGAAGTCATATCAATTTTCGGGCCAAAACATGGATCTCTAATCTCTCTTCATTCTTCTTACAACCTATTTAAAGTAAGTAAAGTCACTCGCTTTCGCCGGACATTATTTCCCAGTAACCATGCAAAGGTTTTTCGTTTCAAGGCTCTGACTTGTGATaatcaagaaagcaataataTGTTCAAGGAACTGCCAACTTCTGAATGGACTCATCACTTCCACTCTATTCAAGTCGATGTCTCG GAAATGGATGCCATCAGGATAGAGATTGATGCACTAAAGCCGAAAGTGAAGAACATACTTATGTCTTTCCAAGGCATTGACTcgacaaagaagagaatcctTATGATATATATGCTGATAAGCCTTGGCCTTGCATGTCAATTTGAGGAAGAGATCTATGAGACTTTAAAAGAGGGTTTCGGAAAAATAGAGGAGATGATGGccaatgaagaagatttgtaCACAGTTTCTATCATCTTTTGGGTTTTCAGGAGATATGGTCACTACATATCTTCAG ATTTCTTTAGGAGATTCAAAGGGAACGAcggaaacttcaaaaaatctCTTATTGGAGATGCCAAGGGTATGTTGAGCTTTTATGAAGCTGCCAATATGGCGACGACGAAAGATTATATACTGGACGAAGCATTGAGCTTCACATCGAGCCACTTGGAGTCACTAGCTGCAAATGGGGCGTGCCCGCCTCATATGTCAAGGCGTATACGAAATGCTCTCAATGCATCTCAGCATTGGAACATGGAGATGCTAGTCGCTGTGGAATATATATCATTctacgaaaaagaaaaagaccaCAACGAGATGCTACTCAAGTTTTCTAAGCTCAATTTCAAGTTTCTACAACTCCAATACCTTCAAGAACTCAAAGTTCTTACAAA GTGGTACAAGGAGGTAGATTTTGTATCTAAGTTGCCACCTTACTTCAGAGACAGAATCGTCGAAAACCATTTCTTTATACAAACGTTGTTTGTGGAGTCACAACACTCACGTGCAAGGATTATGATGGCTAAGTACTTCATTCTTTTAGTAATTCAAGATGACACCTTGGACAGATATGCGTCCCTTCCTGAGGCTGAAAGCCTCGTAAACAGCTTGAATAG GTGGGCTCCTGATCATGCCATGGATAAACAACCTGATTATTTGAAATTCgtgtttaaatttatattggaTACATTTGAAGAGTTCGAAAAAGAACTTAGGCCAGAAGGAGGATCTTTCGGTGTGTGTGCCACAATAGAAGAG TTCAAGTCACTTGTGAAAGCCAACTTAGAGGCTGAAAAATGGGCACTAGCGGATAACATGCCTAGCTTTGAGGAGTATATAGAGGTTACTGGGGTGGGGATCACAGCAATGACGACTTTAATGGGTGCTATGATGTGTATGGGAAAGATAGTTCCGAAGGAAGATTATAAGTGGCTCAAATCCAGACCAAAAATTATCCAAGCTTTAGCTATCAAAGGTCGTCTAATGAATGATATGAAAGGTTACAAG GAAGATATGAGTAGAGGATATGCGGCGAATGCGGTCACCTGTTATATGAAACAATATAGAGTTACGGAACAAGAAGCTTTAAAGGAGTTTGAAAAAATGGTTGCGGTTGCAAATAAGACAGTAAATGAAGAGTTTTTGACGACAATGGGAGTGTCACGCTTGGTTCTTAAGCTAGCAATGGGCGTTGGACTCATGATCTCTATCACGTACAGTGAAGACGAAGGATACACCCATCCCGAAGGAAAAATCAAGGAGAAGATGACTACACTGTTCGTTGATCAGATCCCTCTTTGA
- a CDS encoding Tetratricopeptide repeat (TPR)-like superfamily protein (Tetratricopeptide repeat (TPR)-like superfamily protein; CONTAINS InterPro DOMAIN/s: Pentatricopeptide repeat (InterPro:IPR002885); BEST Arabidopsis thaliana protein match is: Tetratricopeptide repeat (TPR)-like superfamily protein (TAIR:AT2G29760.1); Has 41738 Blast hits to 14344 proteins in 280 species: Archae - 0; Bacteria - 4; Metazoa - 166; Fungi - 161; Plants - 40664; Viruses - 0; Other Eukaryotes - 743 (source: NCBI BLink).): MTSSLPVRAPSWVSSRRIFEERLQDLPKCANLNQVKQLHAQIIRRNLHEDLHIAPKLISALSLCRQTNLAVRVFNQVQEPNVHLCNSLIRAHAQNSQPYQAFFVFSEMQRFGLFADNFTYPFLLKACSGQSWLPVVKMMHNHIEKLGLSSDIYVPNALIDCYSRCGGLGVRDAMKLFEKMSERDTVSWNSMLGGLVKAGELRDARRLFDEMPQRDLISWNTMLDGYARCREMSKAFELFEKMPERNTVSWSTMVMGYSKAGDMEMARVMFDKMPLPAKNVVTWTIIIAGYAEKGLLKEADRLVDQMVASGLKFDAAAVISILAACTESGLLSLGMRIHSILKRSNLGSNAYVLNALLDMYAKCGNLKKAFDVFNDIPKKDLVSWNTMLHGLGVHGHGKEAIELFSRMRREGIRPDKVTFIAVLCSCNHAGLIDEGIDYFYSMEKVYDLVPQVEHYGCLVDLLGRVGRLKEAIKVVQTMPMEPNVVIWGALLGACRMHNEVDIAKEVLDNLVKLDPCDPGNYSLLSNIYAAAEDWEGVADIRSKMKSMGVEKPSGASSVELEDGIHEFTVFDKSHPKSDQIYQMLGSLIEPPDPGELVAVR; the protein is encoded by the coding sequence ATGACGTCATCACTACCTGTTCGAGCTCCTTCCTGGGTCTCTTCCCGGAGAATTTTCGAAGAGAGACTCCAAGACCTTCCCAAATGCGCTAATCTAAACCAAGTGAAACAGCTTCACGCTCAGATAATCCGACGAAACCTTCATGAAGATCTACACATAGCACCGAAGCTAATCTctgctctttctctctgtcGTCAAACGAATTTAGCTGTTAGGGTTTTTAATCAGGTTCAAGAACCAAATGTTCATCTTTGCAATTCTCTGATTAGAGCTCATGCCCAGAACTCTCAGCCTTATCAAGCTTTCTTCGTTTTCTCAGAGATGCAAAGATTTGGTCTTTTTGCTGATAATTTCACTTACCCGTTTCTTCTTAAAGCTTGTTCTGGTCAATCATGGTTACCTGTGGTGAAGATGATGCATAATCATATAGAAAAATTGGGGCTTTCTTCTGATATTTATGTACCCAATGCTCTCATTGATTGTTATTCTAGATGTGGTGGTTTGGGTGTTAGAGATGCTATGAAGTTGTTTGAGAAGATGAGTGAAAGAGATACTGTGTCTTGGAATTCGATGCTTGGTGGGTTAGTGAAAGCTGGGGAATTGAGAGATGCACGGAGactgttcgatgaaatgcctcAGAGGGATTTGATTAGTTGGAATACTATGTTGGATGGTTATGCTAGGTGTAGAGAGATGAGTAAAGCGTTTGAGTTGTTTGAGAAGATGCCTGAGAGAAATACTGTGTCTTGGTCGACGATGGTTATGGGTTATAGTAAAGCTGGGGATATGGAAATGGCTAGAGTTATGTTTGATAAAATGCCATTGCCTGCTAAAAATGTTGTCACTTGGACGATAATTATTGCTGGGTATGCGGAGAAGGGGCTTTTGAAGGAGGCTGATAGATTAGTTGACCAAATGGTGGCTTCAGGATTGAAATTTGATGCTGCGGCTGTGATTAGTATCTTGGCTGCTTGTACTGAGTCTGGTTTGCTCAGTTTAGGAATGAGGATTCACTCCATACTGAAAAGGTCTAATCTCGGTTCGAATGCTTATGTGTTGAATGCACTACTTGATATGTATGCAAAATGTGGTAACCTAAAGAAAGCGTTTGATGTGTTTAACGATATACCCAAGAAGGATCTCGTGTCTTGGAACACTATGCTTCATGGTCTTGGCGTTCATGGCCACGGAAAGGAAGCAATCGAGCTTTTTTCGAGAATGAGAAGGGAAGGGATTCGGCCTGATAAAGTCACGTTTATTGCTGTTTTGTGTTCCTGTAATCACGCGGGTCTCATTGATGAAGGAATAGATTACTTCTACTCAATGGAGAAAGTATATGATCTTGTTCCACAAGTTGAACACTATGGTTGTCTTGTTGACCTATTAGGTCGAGTAGGGCGGTTAAAGGAAGCGATAAAGGTTGTCCAAACAATGCCAATGGAGCCCAATGTTGTTATTTGGGGTGCTCTTCTTGGAGCGTGCAGGATGCATAACGAGGTGGATATTGCTAAGGAAGTTCTGGATAATCTGGTTAAATTAGACCCTTGTGATCCTGGAAACTATTCGCTTCTGTCAAATATTTATGCAGCAGCAGAGGATTGGGAAGGAGTTGCTGACATAAGATCAAAGATGAAGAGTATGGGAGTAGAGAAACCATCTGGAGCTAGTTCGGTTGAATTGGAGGATGGGATACATGAATTTACAGTGTTCGACAAATCACACCCAAAATCTGATCAAATATATCAGATGCTTGGTAGTTTAATTGAACCTCCAGATCCTGGTGAGCTGGTTGCTGTTCGATAA